A genomic region of Pseudobacteroides sp. contains the following coding sequences:
- a CDS encoding phosphotransferase, whose product MNKSFEKIILNSTDSRELYEIEEIQDLWGGYGKILRYGLIGSDMKSVVVKNVCLPKNPKKSRGGDISFQRKLKSYKVEMAFYKNWSEKCENDCRVPKWYAFEWQNDEFLMVLEDLDAAGFKKRKRSVAWNEIKVCLKWLAHFHATFMGEKPENLWTQGTYWHLETRPDELKALSDTILKGAAKAIDRKLNNCRFKTFVHGDAKLQNFCFSEDGNSVAAVDFQYVGGGCGMKDVAYFVDSCLYEDECESWEADVLAFYFEELKSALKMKQKDVDLVSLENEWRELYHVAWTDFYRFLKGWAPGHYESRYSERIARKVIGSINIS is encoded by the coding sequence ATGAATAAAAGTTTTGAAAAAATAATTCTTAATTCAACCGATTCAAGAGAATTATATGAAATTGAAGAAATACAGGACCTATGGGGAGGTTATGGCAAAATACTGCGATATGGGCTTATTGGCTCGGACATGAAAAGCGTTGTGGTAAAAAACGTATGCCTGCCTAAAAACCCAAAGAAATCCCGGGGTGGAGATATTTCATTTCAAAGAAAGCTGAAATCTTACAAGGTGGAAATGGCTTTTTATAAAAATTGGAGTGAAAAATGTGAAAATGATTGCAGAGTACCTAAATGGTATGCCTTTGAATGGCAGAATGATGAATTTTTAATGGTTTTAGAAGACCTTGACGCGGCAGGGTTTAAAAAGAGAAAAAGAAGTGTGGCATGGAATGAGATTAAAGTTTGCTTAAAATGGCTGGCTCACTTTCATGCAACCTTTATGGGTGAGAAGCCTGAAAATTTATGGACACAGGGCACTTATTGGCATTTGGAAACCCGCCCTGACGAATTAAAGGCTTTAAGTGATACTATATTAAAAGGTGCAGCAAAAGCCATAGACAGAAAGCTTAATAACTGTCGCTTTAAAACCTTTGTTCATGGTGATGCAAAGCTTCAAAACTTCTGTTTTTCCGAGGATGGAAACAGCGTAGCAGCAGTAGACTTCCAATATGTTGGAGGAGGTTGCGGCATGAAGGATGTAGCGTATTTTGTTGACAGCTGTCTTTATGAAGATGAATGTGAAAGCTGGGAAGCCGACGTTCTAGCTTTTTATTTTGAAGAGCTAAAAAGTGCGTTAAAAATGAAACAAAAGGATGTTGACCTTGTGTCACTGGAAAATGAATGGCGTGAATTATATCATGTGGCATGGACAGACTTTTATCGCTTTCTAAAAGGCTGGGCTCCAGGACATTATGAAAGCCGGTATAGCGAGCGGATTGCCCGTAAAGTCATCGGCAGTATAAATATAAGCTGA
- a CDS encoding DUF445 domain-containing protein, with protein MSIIETLSGPVIGAAIGYCTNYIAVKMLFRPVNPIRLGKYTLPFTPGVIPKRKKEFAMALGTTISNTLITQEELEKALLSDGMKQSITNGIADYVINMSNTTMTIKESLSSFVSEKDYEEIKSQLQQLLSQKMLAGLSGIDFGQIIASEAGAAVKEKLKGNMLAMMLSDSMIASLTEPIGERVKEYIKNHGMEKIQPAVIGEIECIENQSMGSVLSKILLYEKQIKELVERIYTDCITSASGAIARQIDIVGIVKNKIQDMDVKDMEKLVLSVMKNELDTVINLGAVLGFLIGLLNLIF; from the coding sequence ATGAGCATCATTGAAACGTTATCAGGCCCTGTCATAGGTGCCGCTATTGGTTATTGTACAAATTATATTGCAGTAAAAATGCTTTTTAGGCCTGTAAATCCTATTAGGCTAGGAAAATATACATTGCCCTTTACTCCGGGAGTTATTCCAAAGAGGAAAAAGGAATTTGCTATGGCATTGGGTACCACTATAAGCAATACATTGATTACCCAGGAAGAGCTGGAAAAAGCTTTGCTGTCGGATGGAATGAAGCAATCTATAACAAACGGAATTGCCGATTATGTTATAAATATGTCCAATACGACTATGACAATAAAAGAGTCTTTAAGCAGCTTTGTGTCCGAAAAGGATTATGAGGAAATAAAATCACAATTGCAGCAGTTGTTGAGTCAAAAGATGCTTGCGGGACTTTCCGGCATTGACTTTGGACAAATTATTGCAAGCGAAGCAGGTGCAGCTGTAAAAGAAAAGCTTAAGGGCAACATGCTGGCTATGATGCTTAGCGACAGTATGATAGCCTCTCTGACAGAACCCATTGGGGAGAGAGTAAAAGAATATATAAAGAATCATGGTATGGAAAAAATTCAGCCTGCTGTAATAGGAGAGATAGAATGCATTGAAAACCAATCTATGGGTTCTGTATTGAGTAAAATATTATTATATGAAAAGCAAATAAAGGAACTGGTTGAACGCATCTATACCGACTGTATTACAAGTGCGTCCGGTGCCATTGCAAGGCAGATTGATATTGTAGGAATAGTAAAAAACAAAATACAGGACATGGATGTAAAAGATATGGAGAAGCTTGTACTGTCAGTTATGAAAAATGAATTGGATACTGTGATAAATTTAGGTGCTGTTCTTGGATTCCTCATAGGTCTTTTAAATTTGATTTTTTAA